The Labilithrix sp. nucleotide sequence GGCTCGGCTCAGAGCTCCATCGGGCCGCTCGCGCGGCCGTTGATGAACTGCTGGACGATGCCGTTCTCGGTCTTGCGGAAGTCCTCCTTCGAGCCGTACATGAGGACCTTGCCGCGGTAGAGCATCACGATCTTGTCGGCGATCGTGAAGATGCTCGGGAGGTCGTGGCTCACGACGATCGAGGTGACGCCGAGCGTGTCGGAGAGCTCGCGGATCAGCTTGTCGACGCGGCGCGCGCTCACGGGATCGAGCGACGTCGTCGGCTCGTCGAAGAGCACGTAGCTCGGGTCGAGGGTGAGGGCGCGCGCGATCGCGACGCGCTTCTTCATGCCGTCGCCGAGCTCGGGCGGGTAGCGGTCGCCGAACTCTTGCATATGCACTTGATGAAGCCGCTGCCGCGCCTCGCCGAGGGCCTCCTTCGGGGTGAGGTTCTTGTGCTTCCGGAGCGGCAGCGCGACGTTCTCGGCGCAGGTGAGCGAGTCGAAGAGCGTCGAGTGCTGGAAGACCATCGCGCACTTCTTCCGGATCGGCCCCATCTGGATCTCGTCGAACTTCGAGATCTCCTGGCCGTCGAGCCAGATCTCGCCGGAGTCCGGATAGAGGAGGCCGACGAGGTGCTTGATGAGCACGCTCTTGCCGACGCCGGAGGCCCCGATGATGAAGAACACCTTGCCGGTGGGGACGTCGAAGGAGACGTCGTTGAGCACGGTCTTCGGGCCGAACGATTTGACGATGTTCTTGAACTGAATCACAAGAGGACGCCCGCCAGCTTAGCCGGTTTTTGGACTCTCCGCGGGGCGCGGACGATGCTGCGGCGATGAGCGAGAAGGACCTCCGCGCCGGCGACTTCGTGACCCAAGGCGTCCGCCTCCTCCGGCCGCTGGCGGAGGGCGGCATGGGGCGTGTCTGGATCGCGGAGCACCTCGGGCTCCGGACCGAGGTCGTGGTGAAGCTCATGGCGCGCGAGATGACGGCGCGCGAGGACGGCGCGGCGCGCTTCGCGCGGGAGGCCGAGGTCGCGGCCGCGATCAAGAGCCAGCACGTCGTCCAGGTCTTCGACCACGGCGCGACGAACGGGGTCCCTTAC carries:
- a CDS encoding ATP-binding cassette domain-containing protein, with the protein product MLNDVSFDVPTGKVFFIIGASGVGKSVLIKHLVGLLYPDSGEIWLDGQEISKFDEIQMGPIRKKCAMVFQHSTLFDSLTCAENVALPLRKHKNLTPKEALGEARQRLHQVHMQEFGDRYPPELGDGMKKRVAIARALTLDPSYVLFDEPTTSLDPVSARRVDKLIRELSDTLGVTSIVVSHDLPSIFTIADKIVMLYRGKVLMYGSKEDFRKTENGIVQQFINGRASGPMEL